One Sphingomonas sp. SUN039 genomic window carries:
- a CDS encoding FAD-dependent oxidoreductase — protein MAGFDETFDWVVVGSGAGSMASALVMRAAGKSVLIVEKTPFIGGTTAKSGGVIWVPNNRFLKADEPDESAEKAITYLDAVCEDLPGSSHEKRVAYVAEAPKMVDFLIAQGIALERGSNFWPDYYDDAPGGCSTSRTVVAKPFNKKELGAWEGKLRQGFMHMKVKLDDGMKFAYLGKSRAIAWSFLKTGVGMTMGKLLGQHWVAAGAALQGRMLQASLKAGVELRTDCPVTELIVEDGKVTGVVMPQGRIGARLGVLVNAGGYAQNQAMRDKYMPGTRAEWSNTPEGDTGDLHAEMERIGGVLAQMDQMVGYQLTTMPGWDRGYVKPPAQGMTGKPHAILVDQSGVRYMNEGGSYELYCQTMRERNAIAPAIPSWAIFDATYAKRYPVGGVKMKKYYAMWKSAGYLKEAASPEDLAVQIGCDPATLRATLDRWNGFVDAGHDADFHRGARKYDQWLGDPFHGPNPALGRIDTGPFYAVEVVPGDVSTYGGAVTDAHGRVVRADGTPIEGLYACGVSTASVMGGVYPGAGASIGPSLTFGYVAAKHAAGVGNRL, from the coding sequence ATGGCCGGTTTCGACGAGACATTCGACTGGGTGGTGGTCGGCAGCGGCGCGGGGTCGATGGCGTCGGCGCTGGTGATGCGCGCTGCGGGGAAATCGGTGCTGATCGTCGAGAAAACGCCATTCATCGGCGGCACGACCGCGAAGTCGGGCGGCGTCATCTGGGTGCCGAACAACCGGTTCCTGAAAGCCGACGAACCCGACGAGAGCGCGGAAAAAGCGATCACCTATCTCGATGCGGTGTGCGAGGACTTGCCGGGGTCGAGCCACGAAAAGCGTGTGGCCTATGTCGCCGAAGCCCCCAAAATGGTCGACTTCCTGATCGCACAGGGAATTGCGCTCGAACGCGGATCGAACTTCTGGCCCGATTATTACGACGATGCGCCGGGCGGATGCAGCACCAGCCGCACCGTCGTCGCCAAGCCGTTCAACAAAAAGGAACTGGGTGCCTGGGAGGGCAAGCTGCGTCAGGGCTTCATGCACATGAAGGTCAAGCTCGATGACGGCATGAAATTCGCCTATCTGGGCAAGAGCCGCGCAATCGCCTGGTCGTTCCTGAAAACCGGCGTGGGCATGACGATGGGCAAGCTGCTCGGCCAGCACTGGGTCGCGGCGGGGGCGGCGCTGCAAGGGCGGATGTTGCAGGCATCGTTGAAGGCGGGTGTCGAGCTCCGCACCGATTGCCCGGTCACCGAACTGATCGTCGAAGACGGCAAGGTGACGGGCGTGGTGATGCCGCAGGGGCGGATCGGCGCGCGGCTGGGCGTGCTCGTCAACGCGGGTGGCTATGCCCAGAACCAGGCGATGCGCGACAAATACATGCCGGGGACACGGGCGGAATGGTCGAATACGCCCGAAGGCGACACCGGCGATCTGCATGCCGAAATGGAACGCATCGGCGGCGTGCTCGCGCAGATGGACCAGATGGTCGGCTATCAGCTGACGACGATGCCGGGCTGGGACAGGGGCTATGTCAAACCGCCCGCGCAAGGGATGACCGGCAAGCCGCACGCGATTCTGGTCGATCAATCGGGCGTCCGCTATATGAACGAGGGCGGCAGCTACGAACTCTATTGCCAGACGATGCGCGAGCGAAACGCCATCGCCCCCGCCATTCCGAGTTGGGCGATCTTCGATGCGACTTACGCAAAGCGCTATCCGGTGGGCGGTGTGAAGATGAAGAAATATTACGCGATGTGGAAAAGCGCGGGCTATCTGAAGGAAGCCGCCAGCCCCGAGGATCTGGCGGTGCAGATCGGCTGCGACCCCGCCACCCTGCGCGCCACGCTCGACCGCTGGAACGGCTTCGTCGATGCGGGGCATGATGCCGATTTCCACCGTGGCGCGCGCAAATACGACCAGTGGCTCGGCGACCCCTTCCATGGGCCGAACCCGGCGCTGGGCCGTATCGACACCGGCCCGTTCTACGCCGTCGAGGTCGTGCCAGGCGACGTCTCGACCTATGGCGGCGCCGTAACCGACGCGCATGGTCGCGTCGTCCGCGCCGACGGTACGCCGATCGAGGGGCTGTACGCCTGTGGCGTCTCGACCGCATCGGTGATGGGCGGCGTTTATCCGGGGGCAGGGGCCAGCATCGGCCCTTCGCTGACGTTCGGCTATGTCGCGGCGAAACATGCGGCGGGTGTGGGAAACAGGCTGTGA
- a CDS encoding enoyl-CoA hydratase/isomerase family protein yields MTDLPTFSTIALERRGRLLVVTFNRPDAMNAVDLAMHDELPEVLEFARVDTGSDVILLTGAGRAFSAGGDLDHIARNAAEPERFDHEVEQARAIVTTLLDIDKPVVCRMNGHAVGLGATIALFADIVIADARAKIGDPHVALGLVAGDGGAIIWPARIGLARAKEYLLTGELLTATRAAEIGLINDAVPAEELDARVDALCAKLLAGAQQAIRMTKQLTNIELKRVTEAVLDVGLAYEKLSVRTADHREGVAALKEKRAPKFR; encoded by the coding sequence ATGACCGACCTGCCCACATTCAGCACCATCGCGCTCGAACGGCGCGGAAGGCTGCTGGTCGTGACCTTCAACCGCCCCGACGCGATGAACGCGGTCGATCTGGCGATGCACGACGAGCTTCCCGAGGTGCTGGAATTCGCACGCGTCGATACCGGGTCGGACGTCATTCTGCTGACCGGCGCGGGCCGCGCCTTTTCCGCTGGCGGCGACCTCGACCATATTGCCCGTAACGCCGCCGAACCCGAACGCTTCGATCATGAGGTCGAACAGGCGCGTGCAATCGTCACGACACTGCTCGACATCGACAAGCCGGTGGTGTGCCGGATGAACGGACACGCCGTCGGGCTGGGTGCGACCATCGCCTTGTTCGCCGACATTGTCATCGCTGACGCACGCGCCAAGATCGGCGACCCGCATGTTGCGCTCGGCCTTGTCGCCGGGGATGGCGGCGCGATCATCTGGCCCGCGCGCATCGGGCTGGCGCGCGCGAAGGAGTACCTCCTGACCGGCGAATTGTTGACCGCGACCCGCGCTGCCGAGATCGGCTTGATCAATGACGCCGTACCCGCCGAGGAGCTCGACGCGCGCGTCGATGCGCTGTGCGCAAAACTTCTGGCGGGTGCGCAGCAAGCGATCCGGATGACCAAGCAGCTGACCAACATCGAACTGAAGCGGGTAACCGAGGCCGTTCTCGATGTCGGTCTGGCCTATGAAAAACTGTCGGTCCGCACGGCGGATCACCGCGAAGGGGTAGCGGCGCTGAAAGAAAAACGCGCGCCGAAATTCCGCTAG
- a CDS encoding alpha/beta hydrolase, translating to MTLIIDRRALIGAAAMAALIPVRALAQSSSSSLSLVHPDLRAIVPQIEAFSKNVPPLTRAGLAKARTGSNPLQRPPRTDVPYKKRVIAVGRGQPDVAIYIINSKPGTSRPAILHTHGGGYVLGSAESSVRGLQDLCAELDCIAVSVEYRLAPETTYKGSVEDNYAGLKWLHANAASLGADPKRIAVMGESAGGGHAALLAITARDRGEVPLCFQCLIYPMLDDRTGTSRKMPAHVGTLIWTPERNRFGWESFLGSSAGGTRVPAGGVPARVMDLKGLPPTWIGVGTLDLFADEDVDYAQRLNAVGVATELIVVPGAFHGFDGIAAGVPVGRWFNTAKHNALRRAFGIAVV from the coding sequence ATGACGCTCATAATCGACCGTCGTGCACTGATCGGCGCCGCTGCGATGGCGGCACTGATACCGGTGCGCGCCCTCGCTCAATCTTCGTCGTCGTCGCTTTCCCTTGTCCACCCAGATTTGCGCGCGATCGTCCCGCAGATCGAGGCGTTTTCGAAGAATGTGCCCCCTTTGACGCGGGCGGGCCTTGCCAAGGCGCGCACCGGTAGCAACCCGCTCCAGCGTCCGCCGCGCACCGACGTTCCGTATAAAAAGCGTGTGATCGCCGTCGGGCGCGGGCAACCCGATGTCGCGATCTACATCATCAATTCAAAGCCCGGTACGTCGCGTCCTGCCATCCTCCATACCCACGGCGGCGGCTATGTGCTCGGCAGTGCCGAAAGCTCGGTGCGGGGCTTGCAGGATCTGTGTGCCGAGCTCGACTGCATCGCGGTGTCGGTCGAGTACCGGCTCGCGCCCGAGACGACCTATAAGGGGTCGGTCGAGGATAATTATGCAGGTTTGAAATGGCTCCACGCCAATGCCGCATCGCTTGGTGCCGATCCGAAACGCATCGCGGTGATGGGCGAGAGCGCGGGTGGCGGTCATGCTGCGCTCCTCGCCATAACGGCGCGCGACCGGGGCGAGGTGCCGCTGTGCTTCCAGTGCCTTATCTATCCGATGCTCGACGACCGCACCGGCACCAGCCGCAAGATGCCCGCGCATGTCGGGACGCTGATCTGGACGCCTGAGCGCAATCGCTTTGGCTGGGAGAGTTTCCTCGGGAGTTCTGCGGGCGGCACCCGCGTTCCCGCAGGCGGCGTTCCGGCGCGCGTTATGGACCTCAAGGGCTTGCCGCCGACGTGGATCGGCGTCGGCACGCTCGACCTCTTCGCCGATGAGGACGTCGACTATGCCCAGCGGCTGAACGCAGTCGGGGTGGCAACCGAACTGATCGTCGTACCCGGCGCATTCCACGGCTTCGACGGGATTGCGGCGGGCGTGCCCGTCGGGCGCTGGTTCAACACTGCCAAACACAATGCCCTGCGCCGCGCGTTCGGGATTGCGGTGGTCTAG
- a CDS encoding alpha/beta hydrolase, with protein MTEPPADPYVRPDVRAFLDMMAANPRPPFTAEFIAQIRKMPIDMAAMMDLPVGELGEIRELTMPGPGGDIALRLFDVRASRDPGSVVVFFHGGGFCLGNIDSHAGFCGEMARQLDLPVVSVDYRLAPENPWPAGMDDGEAAARWITENGAAFGREFTGLILCGDSAGGDLCLVTALALRGRPAVVPLLLQVPIYPLADHSRPYPSRDTFGNGYALDSADMAMFDLHYACDKTHWRASPLLADLEGMAPTVLVTASLDPLRDGGRAFAAKLVATGVPTCYYEATGSIHGFCSYRRVVPSAQGDIDKIMALARTMLGMQK; from the coding sequence ATGACCGAACCCCCGGCTGACCCCTATGTCCGTCCCGATGTCCGCGCGTTCCTCGACATGATGGCGGCGAACCCGCGTCCGCCCTTCACCGCCGAATTCATCGCCCAGATCCGCAAGATGCCCATCGACATGGCGGCGATGATGGACCTGCCGGTCGGCGAACTGGGCGAAATCCGCGAACTGACCATGCCGGGTCCGGGCGGGGACATCGCGCTGCGGCTGTTCGATGTCCGCGCGTCACGCGATCCCGGGTCGGTGGTCGTGTTCTTCCACGGCGGCGGGTTTTGCCTCGGCAACATCGACAGCCATGCGGGCTTCTGCGGCGAAATGGCGCGGCAGCTCGACCTGCCGGTGGTGTCGGTCGATTACCGGCTCGCTCCTGAAAACCCCTGGCCTGCGGGCATGGACGACGGCGAGGCAGCCGCGCGCTGGATTACGGAAAACGGGGCCGCGTTCGGGCGCGAATTCACCGGCCTCATCCTGTGCGGTGACAGTGCGGGCGGCGATCTGTGTCTGGTCACGGCGCTGGCGTTGCGCGGCCGTCCGGCAGTTGTGCCGCTGCTCCTGCAGGTCCCGATCTATCCGCTGGCAGACCACAGCCGCCCGTATCCGTCGCGTGACACGTTTGGGAACGGATACGCGCTCGACAGCGCAGACATGGCGATGTTCGATCTGCATTATGCCTGCGACAAAACCCATTGGCGCGCCTCGCCGTTACTCGCCGATCTGGAGGGGATGGCGCCGACGGTGTTGGTCACCGCGTCGCTCGACCCGTTGCGCGACGGCGGCCGGGCGTTCGCGGCAAAACTGGTCGCCACAGGCGTGCCGACCTGCTATTATGAAGCAACGGGTTCGATCCATGGCTTTTGCTCGTACCGGCGCGTCGTGCCGTCGGCACAGGGCGATATCGACAAGATCATGGCGTTGGCGCGCACGATGCTGGGGATGCAGAAATGA
- a CDS encoding Gfo/Idh/MocA family protein: MTLRVGIVSAGWGAFAHLPAWRALPGVEVTAICTSRQETAAAAAARHGIARPFWDALAMCADPDIDIVDLGTRPVVRKPMVLAALANGKHIYNASPHAPDWAGAKEIDAAWRASGCVGVVDAFSQWIPAHAQMKAMLDDGYVGQPLGGTCRFNISLFNAPSRQFPYNWFGEGGQGVSAVRNNGSHMLYMLRHLFGPVAELVADDSQVLKQWVFPDGGVTAPETNDFANVILRFASGLTMTMQIGWSMTLHNGWSIDVFGDKGRLAANSPTFPTSRDCVLRGGQLGGTLEDIAIPDALKSAPGVALDRQSDPQPSYPMARSMQAMVAAIRGEGSASPDFATALEIERLQEAIRLSNEERRWVRVADIV, encoded by the coding sequence ATGACGTTGCGCGTCGGCATCGTCAGTGCGGGCTGGGGGGCGTTCGCGCATCTGCCGGCATGGCGCGCGCTGCCGGGGGTCGAGGTCACCGCGATCTGCACCTCGCGACAGGAGACGGCGGCGGCGGCTGCGGCGCGACACGGTATCGCGCGGCCCTTCTGGGATGCGCTGGCGATGTGCGCCGACCCCGATATCGACATCGTCGATCTCGGCACGCGGCCGGTGGTTCGCAAACCGATGGTCTTGGCGGCACTGGCCAACGGCAAGCACATCTACAACGCCAGCCCCCACGCCCCCGATTGGGCAGGGGCGAAGGAAATCGATGCCGCATGGCGGGCCAGCGGGTGTGTGGGTGTGGTCGACGCCTTCTCCCAATGGATACCGGCGCACGCGCAGATGAAGGCGATGCTCGACGACGGCTATGTCGGGCAGCCGCTCGGTGGCACCTGCCGCTTCAATATCTCGCTGTTCAACGCGCCGAGCCGCCAGTTCCCGTACAACTGGTTCGGCGAAGGCGGGCAGGGTGTTTCCGCCGTCCGCAACAACGGCAGCCATATGCTCTATATGCTGCGGCACTTGTTCGGCCCGGTCGCCGAACTCGTTGCCGACGACAGCCAGGTACTCAAGCAATGGGTATTCCCCGATGGCGGCGTCACCGCCCCCGAGACCAATGATTTCGCCAACGTCATCCTGCGTTTCGCCAGCGGCCTGACAATGACGATGCAGATCGGCTGGAGCATGACGCTGCACAATGGATGGTCGATCGACGTTTTCGGCGACAAGGGACGGCTGGCCGCAAACTCGCCGACCTTCCCGACGAGCCGCGACTGCGTGCTGCGCGGCGGGCAATTGGGTGGGACGCTCGAGGACATCGCGATCCCTGACGCGCTGAAGTCCGCGCCCGGCGTCGCGCTCGACCGGCAGAGCGACCCGCAGCCGAGCTATCCCATGGCGCGTTCGATGCAGGCGATGGTCGCTGCAATCAGGGGCGAAGGGTCGGCGTCGCCCGACTTCGCCACCGCGCTGGAGATCGAGCGGCTGCAAGAGGCGATCCGGTTGTCGAACGAAGAACGGCGCTGGGTGCGCGTTGCCGATATTGTCTGA